Proteins encoded in a region of the bacterium genome:
- a CDS encoding PilT/PilU family type 4a pilus ATPase, which translates to MDVRGLLELLFVKKASDLHLRVGSLPVLRIDGELYATRSERITGAEMEAFLKEILTPPQIETLYQEKELDLAVSVPGHGRTRVNVYFQKGTPGLAIRSIKTLIPTFEELMLPPVMERIATLRRGIVLLTGATGSGKSTTLAAIIEYINSRRSANILTIEDPIEYLFSNKKSLIAQREVAIDTRSFHSALTHALREDPDVIMVGEIRDHETMKVALQAAETGHLVLTTLHTLNAVEAINRIISFFPLNEQGQVRSILSGTIQALVSQRLVPRADRNGRVPIVEVLVNTAAIRECLADPDKMHMLQGLLEDDRGAHGMQTFDQSILILLRQQYISHEMAMESASNPHDVEMAIRGINTSGSRLTAAETAVTTNVSG; encoded by the coding sequence ATGGACGTACGCGGCTTATTGGAACTTCTGTTCGTGAAGAAGGCGTCGGATCTTCATCTGCGGGTCGGATCGTTGCCCGTCCTCCGCATAGACGGCGAGCTGTATGCCACGCGCTCGGAGCGGATTACGGGAGCGGAAATGGAGGCGTTTCTGAAGGAAATTCTGACGCCGCCGCAGATCGAGACTCTGTATCAAGAGAAAGAACTGGATCTTGCCGTGAGCGTTCCCGGCCATGGCCGGACTCGTGTCAACGTCTACTTTCAGAAGGGAACTCCGGGTCTGGCCATTCGCTCGATCAAGACCCTGATTCCGACCTTTGAGGAACTAATGCTGCCGCCGGTGATGGAGCGGATCGCCACCCTAAGGCGGGGAATCGTTCTCTTGACCGGAGCGACCGGTTCGGGCAAGTCCACCACGCTGGCCGCCATTATCGAGTATATCAACAGTCGTCGCAGCGCGAACATCCTGACCATCGAAGATCCGATCGAGTATCTGTTCAGCAACAAGAAGTCCCTCATTGCGCAGCGTGAGGTCGCCATAGATACGCGGAGCTTTCACTCCGCGCTGACGCACGCGCTTCGTGAAGATCCGGACGTCATTATGGTGGGTGAGATTCGCGATCACGAAACGATGAAGGTCGCGTTGCAGGCCGCCGAGACCGGGCATCTGGTGCTCACGACGTTGCATACGTTGAACGCCGTGGAGGCGATCAACCGAATCATCTCATTCTTCCCCTTGAATGAACAGGGGCAGGTGCGGTCTATCCTGTCGGGAACCATACAGGCGCTGGTCAGTCAACGGTTGGTGCCGCGAGCCGACCGGAACGGTCGAGTTCCGATCGTGGAAGTTCTGGTGAATACGGCGGCGATTCGGGAGTGTCTGGCGGATCCGGATAAAATGCACATGCTGCAAGGATTACTGGAGGATGATCGAGGCGCGCACGGAATGCAAACGTTCGATCAATCCATTCTGATACTGCTTCGCCAGCAATACATCAGCCACGAAATGGCCATGGAAAGCGCCAGCAACCCGCATGACGTCGAGATGGCCATTCGAGGCATCAATACGTCGGGTTCCCGTCTGACGGCTGCGGAGACGGCGGTTACGACGAATGTGTCCGGGTAA